One genomic region from Bacteroidales bacterium encodes:
- a CDS encoding UDP-2,3-diacylglucosamine diphosphatase, protein MKTEKKIYFASDFHFGIPDRQTSLQREEKFIRWLDLVKNDAGEVFLMGDLFDFWFEYKTVVPKGYVRLLGKLAEITDSGIPVHLFRGNHDMWAFDYLEEEIGLKLYRKPVVREFGGKQFFLAHGDGLGPGDRGYKFIKYVFERKINRFLFRWLHPDIGTWLGLYWSRRSRYSNLIKETREADEEIRPDFQEARLAKFSRQTLDQGQPIDYFIFGHWHIPNIEPLSGGSQYVHLGDWITHFTYGVFDGEKFELKKFEDKLQNQ, encoded by the coding sequence TTGAAGACTGAGAAAAAGATATACTTCGCTTCCGACTTCCATTTCGGTATTCCCGACCGGCAAACGAGCTTACAGCGTGAAGAGAAATTTATCCGGTGGCTTGACCTTGTGAAAAATGATGCAGGGGAGGTTTTCCTGATGGGCGATCTGTTTGATTTCTGGTTCGAATACAAAACAGTAGTGCCCAAGGGTTATGTCAGATTACTTGGAAAACTTGCTGAGATCACCGATTCAGGCATTCCAGTGCATCTTTTCAGGGGAAATCACGACATGTGGGCATTCGATTATCTGGAGGAAGAAATTGGGTTGAAACTTTACCGTAAACCTGTGGTCAGGGAATTTGGCGGGAAGCAGTTTTTTCTGGCTCACGGCGATGGTTTAGGTCCTGGTGACAGAGGATACAAATTCATCAAATACGTTTTTGAGCGGAAAATCAACCGGTTTTTGTTTCGCTGGTTACACCCGGACATTGGCACGTGGCTGGGTCTTTACTGGTCGCGGCGCAGCCGCTATTCAAACCTGATCAAAGAAACCAGAGAGGCTGATGAAGAAATCAGGCCGGATTTTCAGGAAGCCAGGCTGGCAAAATTTTCCAGACAGACGCTTGATCAGGGACAACCCATTGATTATTTCATATTCGGCCACTGGCACATTCCCAATATTGAACCCCTTTCCGGTGGTAGCCAATACGTCCACCTGGGCGACTGGATCACCCATTTTACTTATGGGGTATTTGACGGAGAAAAATTTGAGTTGAAAAAGTTTGAAGATAAGCTTCAAAATCAGTAG
- a CDS encoding SDR family NAD(P)-dependent oxidoreductase has product MNNALKNAMVTGATGAIGKAIARQLAESKYNVTIVAKDEVKALHTMEEITRATGNSNVDWLLADLSRKSEIERISGNWNRPLHILINNAAATPRHREETPEGIEMQFATNVLGYFWMINYFTPYLKQVAPSRVVNVASYWAGDLDINDLECKQRRYNNDLVYRQSKQADRMLTAVFAEKLKSSDITVNAVHPGDVNSKLSNNLGYGGSETPDQGADTPVWAAIVKELDGVTGKYFERRREMACPFTRDKKLMERLFRICESY; this is encoded by the coding sequence ATGAATAATGCATTAAAAAACGCAATGGTGACCGGCGCTACCGGAGCAATCGGCAAAGCCATTGCAAGACAATTGGCTGAGAGTAAATACAATGTGACCATCGTTGCAAAAGATGAGGTAAAAGCCCTGCATACGATGGAAGAAATAACCAGGGCAACCGGGAACAGCAATGTTGACTGGCTTTTGGCCGATCTTTCACGGAAATCAGAAATTGAGAGAATATCAGGTAACTGGAACCGCCCTCTACATATTCTCATCAACAATGCGGCTGCGACACCACGCCACAGGGAAGAAACCCCGGAAGGAATTGAAATGCAGTTCGCCACCAATGTGCTGGGCTATTTCTGGATGATCAATTATTTCACCCCCTATCTCAAACAGGTAGCGCCATCTCGTGTAGTAAATGTAGCCAGTTACTGGGCCGGAGATCTGGACATTAACGACCTGGAGTGTAAACAGCGTCGATACAACAACGACCTGGTTTACCGCCAGAGCAAGCAGGCTGACCGGATGCTTACTGCGGTTTTTGCTGAAAAACTGAAGTCATCTGACATTACTGTGAATGCAGTTCATCCCGGCGATGTAAACTCAAAATTGAGCAACAACCTCGGGTATGGTGGCAGCGAAACACCCGACCAGGGCGCTGACACTCCTGTTTGGGCTGCTATTGTAAAAGAGTTGGATGGGGTTACAGGTAAATATTTTGAGCGTCGTCGTGAAATGGCGTGTCCGTTTACAAGAGATAAAAAATTGATGGAAAGGCTCTTTAGAATTTGCGAAAGCTACTGA
- a CDS encoding choice-of-anchor J domain-containing protein, which translates to MKRSITIRSIFIMLLAVLLNSMTYAQPEGDFLAVIGSAGDVKRIVLFNFEDGTLADDLFLDLTPLDVGTVKQVVRVEDELWVSDQTKDCVYRFDLEGTYISTIGGGAGGGLDNLRGLRQLGNEVWLANAGTQNGAPGYAIVRIGLDGQILGNFPVGGSPWAFWPFTNDNILISFSSVTGFLSQIAIFDQSGTLIAPFNLPGELNFIQQISETQNGDFLASAFSNATGGYANGVHRYNAQGAYLQVIGGTSGTGPRGCWELGNGNIMWTNGAGIHIADVTSGTSQVVYAGSFQFVEKITFGGGAVELPFSENFESLPPEGWEAYNVDGGGEEWGPSTAQNHTPGGTTSAFHDFGLSGYMEDGWMVTPAINLPEFYSVQLSFWSYNLWPTYYFKNSVLVSTGSGNPADGDFIEVWAATAVTSEWEQTEIDLSNYAGNAVYIAFRYEGDDAHAWHLDDVMVDGSAPVLDPPSNLQATVAVNDVTLTWDAPASKELLGYKVYRDEVLITPAPVTQTTYLDVSVLPGTHIYGVSAVYNSGESEKAGPVQVLIEGGVGKIHGFVRDAVTNYTIDAATVTASNADNGALTIMTPFGAYYSLLLPAGTYDVTCTADGYEPFTAENLLVIENVNKGYTFYLQPLPVDQLTGISTNDQSRFDLYPNPASGAFTITGAGLQEIQILNQAGLVVYHEQLKDFSTVIDVAKIPSGLYFIKVKTNEGTSVEKLIIN; encoded by the coding sequence ATGAAGAGATCAATTACCATTCGAAGCATTTTTATTATGCTTCTTGCTGTTCTTTTAAACAGCATGACCTATGCTCAGCCAGAGGGTGATTTTCTGGCCGTTATCGGCTCGGCCGGAGATGTAAAAAGAATTGTCCTGTTTAATTTTGAAGACGGGACATTGGCTGATGACCTTTTTCTTGACCTGACGCCACTTGATGTTGGAACGGTGAAGCAGGTAGTTCGGGTTGAAGATGAATTATGGGTATCCGATCAAACCAAAGATTGTGTTTACCGGTTTGATCTCGAAGGCACCTACATCTCTACTATCGGCGGAGGGGCCGGTGGCGGGCTGGATAATCTTCGTGGTTTAAGGCAACTTGGTAATGAAGTTTGGCTTGCCAATGCGGGTACGCAAAACGGAGCTCCGGGATATGCTATTGTCAGGATAGGTTTGGATGGGCAAATACTGGGAAATTTCCCGGTGGGTGGAAGCCCCTGGGCTTTTTGGCCATTTACTAATGACAACATCCTGATCAGCTTTTCATCAGTCACAGGCTTTCTAAGTCAAATTGCCATTTTTGATCAAAGCGGAACGTTGATCGCTCCATTTAATCTGCCGGGCGAATTGAATTTTATACAGCAGATTAGTGAAACACAAAATGGTGATTTTTTGGCTTCAGCATTTTCAAACGCTACAGGTGGGTATGCTAACGGCGTCCATCGTTATAATGCTCAGGGCGCTTATCTGCAGGTTATCGGAGGGACTTCAGGCACTGGCCCGAGAGGTTGTTGGGAACTGGGTAACGGCAACATTATGTGGACAAACGGAGCAGGAATTCATATTGCTGATGTCACCTCTGGTACAAGTCAGGTGGTTTACGCCGGATCGTTTCAATTTGTCGAAAAAATAACTTTTGGCGGAGGAGCTGTTGAACTTCCATTCTCAGAAAACTTCGAATCTTTGCCACCGGAAGGATGGGAAGCTTACAATGTTGATGGTGGCGGTGAAGAGTGGGGACCATCAACCGCTCAGAATCACACACCGGGTGGAACAACTTCAGCATTTCATGATTTTGGCCTGTCCGGTTATATGGAAGATGGCTGGATGGTAACACCGGCAATCAATCTACCCGAATTTTATTCCGTTCAACTTTCATTCTGGTCATACAATTTATGGCCAACCTATTATTTCAAGAACAGTGTGTTGGTTTCGACGGGTAGCGGGAATCCGGCAGATGGAGATTTTATAGAAGTATGGGCCGCCACAGCGGTGACTTCTGAATGGGAGCAAACCGAAATTGACCTCAGCAACTATGCCGGAAACGCTGTCTATATCGCTTTCCGCTATGAAGGTGATGACGCCCATGCCTGGCATCTCGACGATGTGATGGTTGATGGTTCGGCGCCGGTACTTGACCCGCCGTCCAATTTGCAGGCAACTGTCGCTGTAAATGACGTAACCCTTACATGGGATGCGCCAGCCTCCAAAGAATTGCTGGGTTACAAAGTTTATCGCGATGAAGTATTGATCACACCAGCTCCTGTAACTCAAACCACGTATCTTGATGTAAGTGTATTGCCCGGGACACATATATACGGCGTTTCGGCAGTTTACAACAGTGGCGAATCAGAAAAAGCCGGTCCGGTGCAGGTACTCATCGAGGGTGGCGTTGGAAAAATCCATGGCTTTGTGAGGGATGCAGTCACCAATTACACCATCGATGCTGCAACCGTCACCGCCTCAAATGCTGATAATGGCGCGCTGACAATCATGACTCCTTTCGGCGCCTACTATTCTTTACTATTGCCTGCAGGCACATATGATGTCACCTGCACTGCAGATGGCTACGAACCTTTTACCGCCGAAAACCTGCTGGTCATCGAAAACGTTAACAAAGGCTATACTTTCTACCTGCAACCTTTACCGGTTGATCAACTGACAGGAATTTCAACGAATGATCAAAGCAGGTTCGATCTTTATCCAAATCCGGCTTCGGGCGCCTTTACCATCACCGGCGCTGGTTTGCAGGAAATTCAGATTCTGAATCAGGCTGGCCTGGTGGTTTACCACGAACAGTTGAAAGATTTCAGCACTGTGATTGATGTTGCTAAAATCCCATCCGGATTGTACTTTATTAAGGTGAAAACCAACGAAGGCACATCAGTTGAAAAACTGATTATCAACTAA
- a CDS encoding DUF2027 domain-containing protein: protein MNFKVGDKVKFLNDHGGGIITKIISSSLVSVQIEDGFEIPTVVSELLKVEETQQTHRQMFMDQTIVRPQPPAPADQQQTGEVDFDNRTSALEIFRAKGDDKKGIYLAYVPHDQKWLLTGLLDVYLVNFTEYEILFSLFLRKPNGAWQGEDYDVVKPNSKILLDSIDREQIEKWSYGILQVLFHKDLSSKVLSPVSSVFSFKPSKLYRENVYQDSTFISGKAFLLIVTEIAIQPTVAVSQLDEKFDEEVQQQAAKPRQPEEFINKHKTSPREAVVDLHIEELLDNHAKMSPVEILNYQLNYFVRCLESGLKNYLTKITFIHGVGEGILKSKMIEILNQYENVRMKDASMQQFGYGATEVLIWHSSAV from the coding sequence ATGAACTTCAAAGTAGGCGATAAAGTAAAATTTCTGAACGATCATGGAGGGGGGATAATTACAAAAATCATCAGCAGCAGCCTGGTAAGTGTGCAGATAGAAGATGGATTTGAGATTCCCACCGTGGTGAGTGAATTGCTAAAGGTGGAAGAAACACAGCAGACCCACCGGCAAATGTTCATGGATCAAACGATAGTAAGACCGCAGCCACCAGCGCCTGCAGACCAGCAACAAACCGGTGAGGTGGACTTCGACAACCGCACAAGCGCGCTCGAGATTTTCAGGGCAAAAGGCGACGACAAGAAAGGCATTTACCTGGCCTACGTTCCGCACGATCAAAAATGGTTGCTGACAGGTCTGCTCGATGTTTACCTGGTCAACTTCACAGAATATGAAATACTTTTCAGTCTTTTTTTGCGCAAACCCAACGGCGCCTGGCAGGGCGAGGATTATGATGTAGTAAAACCAAACAGTAAAATCCTGCTTGATTCCATCGATCGGGAGCAAATCGAAAAATGGAGCTACGGTATTCTTCAGGTCCTTTTTCACAAAGACCTGTCATCAAAGGTGTTAAGCCCGGTTAGTAGTGTTTTCAGTTTTAAACCGTCAAAACTTTACCGCGAAAATGTTTACCAGGATTCTACTTTTATCAGTGGGAAGGCTTTTTTGCTGATTGTTACCGAAATTGCTATCCAGCCCACAGTGGCTGTTTCACAGCTGGATGAGAAATTTGATGAAGAAGTACAGCAGCAGGCGGCCAAACCCAGGCAGCCGGAGGAGTTCATCAACAAGCACAAAACCAGCCCGCGCGAAGCTGTTGTTGACCTGCATATTGAAGAACTGCTTGACAATCACGCGAAAATGAGCCCTGTTGAAATCCTTAATTACCAACTCAATTATTTCGTAAGGTGCCTCGAGAGCGGACTCAAAAATTACCTTACCAAGATTACTTTCATTCATGGTGTTGGAGAGGGCATTCTTAAGTCGAAGATGATCGAAATTCTGAACCAATACGAAAATGTGCGGATGAAAGATGCCTCAATGCAGCAGTTTGGTTATGGCGCCACCGAAGTGCTGATTTGGCATAGCAGCGCAGTATAA
- a CDS encoding TonB-dependent receptor yields the protein MKCISGLKSVLLILLCLNTLLFNSLQAQDLVRLSGTVTSVATGITLSNAEVVLKPLNLITTTDQKGFFVFSNLKKGKYQISISHLGFNKLTETIVIEGNHDVFVELKLTEEIKTIEGIEIVGDKTDHQPYQRTSIESEEIERVPARDIGELLRSSPNVSGVRKGATNIDPVIRGMKAAQLNVQSNTGQKIEGGCPNRMDPASSHIDVNDISRIEILKGPYALRFGPVFGGVLNLITEKAVPSDVFQVRAKAIVGWESNWGGNREHVSILGGNRKVYFALSGNNQNYGNYNDGNGKEVKSSFRKYNYSAEMGINPADHHEIRFSYKGSHGRDIRFPALAMDEREDNTQLMSASYHYQNASEFFRSLDVKIYQSDVYHEMDNKWRPVSDTVVAISTVDALNRGGRVDFEFRKNQASIHAGLDYEHIFKDGQRVKNLILQPGLPVKTEDLWQNAVIQNMGLFGEYRQKQSVNLEYIFAARIDMNHATSDPMLLENMMGKPVYYNDTVDSDFLNFSISAGLSYNVNRNMAIDFALGRGVRSPDMVERFIILLPVGYDNYDYLGNPGLKPENNHQADLTLTKTSKAGCKITANTFFSYITNYITGVKVPPTELMPQTTGVLGVKRFINLDKAYMYGFELTWASPVQKFWSSSISMAYTTGFNPEATRYIYENGNATGSEMVKNDPLPEIPPLEANIKFDYKFFENRLVPELNLRLVAPQNRVSAAYDERTTPGFIIAGLRLFYSYNPQLSLAAGVNNLLDKGYYEHLNRRVIGSKMSLYEPGRIFYLNVILNI from the coding sequence ATGAAATGTATTTCCGGTTTAAAATCAGTTCTCCTGATCTTATTATGCTTAAACACACTGTTATTTAACTCATTGCAGGCACAGGACCTGGTCAGACTTTCCGGAACAGTTACCTCTGTGGCTACGGGCATAACACTTTCAAATGCTGAAGTGGTATTAAAACCATTGAATTTGATCACTACCACTGACCAAAAAGGTTTTTTTGTTTTTTCGAACCTCAAAAAAGGAAAATACCAGATTTCCATCTCCCACCTTGGGTTTAATAAATTAACCGAAACGATTGTGATTGAAGGTAACCATGATGTTTTTGTTGAGCTGAAATTGACCGAAGAAATCAAAACAATCGAAGGCATTGAGATAGTTGGTGACAAGACAGATCATCAGCCTTATCAGCGGACGAGCATTGAAAGTGAAGAAATAGAGCGGGTTCCGGCACGCGATATCGGTGAGTTGCTGCGCTCGTCACCCAATGTATCCGGGGTAAGAAAAGGCGCCACCAATATTGATCCGGTGATCAGGGGGATGAAAGCCGCACAGTTAAATGTGCAGTCGAACACCGGGCAGAAAATTGAAGGCGGCTGCCCAAACCGGATGGATCCCGCTTCTTCGCACATCGATGTAAACGATATATCGAGAATAGAAATCCTCAAGGGCCCGTATGCACTTAGGTTTGGACCGGTTTTTGGCGGCGTACTCAACCTGATCACAGAAAAAGCAGTTCCATCTGATGTTTTTCAAGTCAGGGCTAAGGCAATTGTCGGTTGGGAAAGTAACTGGGGCGGGAACAGGGAACATGTTTCTATTTTGGGGGGTAACCGAAAGGTTTATTTTGCCCTTTCGGGAAATAACCAGAATTATGGCAATTACAACGACGGAAACGGTAAGGAGGTTAAATCATCTTTCAGAAAATATAATTACTCTGCTGAGATGGGTATCAACCCGGCCGATCATCATGAAATCAGGTTTTCTTACAAGGGATCGCATGGACGGGATATCCGGTTTCCTGCACTGGCAATGGATGAACGTGAAGACAATACTCAACTGATGTCGGCCAGTTACCACTATCAAAATGCTTCTGAATTTTTCCGATCATTGGATGTAAAAATCTACCAATCTGATGTTTACCATGAAATGGACAACAAATGGAGACCTGTTTCTGATACAGTGGTGGCCATTTCAACGGTTGATGCGCTGAACCGTGGCGGACGTGTTGACTTTGAATTCAGGAAAAACCAGGCTTCAATTCATGCAGGTTTGGATTATGAACATATTTTCAAGGACGGGCAAAGGGTAAAAAACCTGATCCTCCAACCTGGCCTTCCGGTGAAAACAGAAGACTTGTGGCAAAATGCAGTCATTCAGAACATGGGCTTGTTTGGAGAATATCGGCAGAAGCAATCGGTAAATCTTGAATACATCTTTGCTGCAAGGATAGACATGAACCATGCAACTTCCGACCCTATGCTGCTCGAAAATATGATGGGGAAACCCGTTTATTACAACGACACAGTGGATTCCGATTTTCTGAACTTCAGTATCAGTGCGGGTTTAAGTTACAACGTGAATAGAAATATGGCCATCGACTTTGCTCTTGGTCGTGGTGTGCGCAGTCCTGATATGGTGGAGCGCTTTATCATTCTTTTACCCGTTGGTTACGACAATTACGATTACCTCGGGAATCCCGGTCTGAAGCCTGAAAACAACCACCAGGCCGATCTCACCTTAACCAAAACCAGCAAAGCCGGCTGCAAGATCACCGCCAACACATTTTTCTCTTACATCACCAATTACATCACCGGGGTAAAAGTTCCACCAACGGAACTGATGCCTCAAACCACAGGCGTGCTGGGAGTAAAACGATTTATTAACCTTGACAAAGCCTACATGTATGGTTTTGAACTCACCTGGGCTTCACCGGTACAGAAGTTTTGGAGCTCTTCGATATCAATGGCTTACACTACCGGTTTCAACCCGGAAGCCACCCGCTATATCTACGAAAATGGAAACGCTACCGGCTCCGAAATGGTGAAAAATGACCCTTTACCGGAAATTCCACCATTGGAAGCCAACATTAAATTTGATTACAAATTCTTCGAAAACAGGTTGGTTCCTGAATTGAACCTACGCCTGGTTGCTCCTCAAAACAGGGTTTCTGCGGCTTACGACGAAAGAACCACACCTGGTTTTATAATTGCCGGCTTAAGACTGTTTTACAGTTACAACCCGCAACTCTCGCTGGCTGCTGGCGTGAACAACCTTTTGGATAAAGGGTACTACGAGCATTTGAATCGTCGTGTGATCGGTTCAAAAATGTCTTTGTACGAACCGGGGAGAATTTTTTACTTAAATGTAATTTTGAACATTTGA
- a CDS encoding zf-TFIIB domain-containing protein produces MKCPNCNVNLVMTDRSGIEVDYCPDCRGVWLDRGELDKIIERSSQNVRNIQHDSYSEKQRYPSNSDYRYKKKKGLLGELFDF; encoded by the coding sequence ATGAAATGTCCAAATTGTAATGTAAACTTGGTAATGACAGATCGCAGTGGCATAGAGGTTGACTATTGCCCGGATTGCCGGGGCGTTTGGCTTGACCGGGGAGAACTTGATAAAATTATTGAGCGTTCTTCACAAAACGTTAGAAATATTCAACATGATAGTTACTCTGAAAAACAACGCTATCCATCAAATAGTGACTATCGTTACAAAAAGAAAAAAGGATTACTTGGAGAATTGTTTGATTTTTAA
- a CDS encoding aspartate aminotransferase family protein, translated as MDVNEFRKHGHELIDWMADYAENIETLPVKSGVKPGEIISQLPADPPSNPEDFDLLMDDFNKIILPGITHWQHPGWHAYFTANNSYPSILAEMLTATLGAQCMSWQTSPAATELEERVMQWLGKMTGLPGKFTGVIQDTASTATLVSLLTAREKVTSFQVNKNGFEQQKLFTVYCSTEAHSSIERAVKIAGFGSGNLRKIEVDHVFAMKPEKLRAAIIKDIADGFTPLAAVAAIGTTGSTAIDPLRAIGEICAEFNIWLHVDAAWAGTALLLPEMRYMTNGIEYADSLVFNPHKWMFTNFDCSAYFVKDKAALIQTFEILPEYLKTPEGERVNNYRDWGIPLGRRFRALKLWFVIRSYGVEGLQEKIRNHIAWAKQFANWIQNEPGFELLAPAPLATVCFRIKPSHLENENQLNELNATFLDRINASGEVFLTHTKLNGKYTIRLVVGQTNTELRHIEKAWAQIKRASEEFLIGETS; from the coding sequence ATGGATGTAAATGAATTTCGTAAACACGGCCACGAATTGATTGACTGGATGGCTGATTACGCTGAAAACATTGAAACATTGCCGGTTAAATCTGGTGTAAAACCGGGAGAAATTATCAGTCAGCTTCCTGCTGACCCGCCTTCTAACCCGGAGGATTTTGACCTGTTGATGGATGATTTTAACAAGATTATACTGCCCGGGATCACCCACTGGCAGCACCCCGGGTGGCACGCTTATTTTACTGCCAACAACAGTTATCCCTCAATTCTGGCTGAAATGCTCACTGCCACGTTGGGTGCGCAGTGTATGAGCTGGCAGACTTCCCCGGCAGCAACTGAGCTCGAAGAACGTGTGATGCAATGGCTGGGAAAAATGACCGGTTTACCCGGAAAGTTCACAGGTGTGATACAGGACACAGCTTCTACAGCTACTTTGGTTTCACTGCTTACTGCCCGTGAAAAAGTGACCAGTTTCCAGGTCAACAAAAATGGATTCGAGCAGCAAAAATTGTTCACTGTTTATTGCTCAACCGAAGCCCATTCATCCATTGAGCGGGCAGTAAAAATTGCAGGTTTTGGCAGCGGAAATTTGAGAAAGATTGAAGTTGATCATGTTTTTGCTATGAAACCGGAGAAATTGAGGGCTGCAATTATAAAAGATATTGCTGATGGTTTTACCCCCCTGGCGGCAGTGGCTGCCATCGGGACAACCGGATCAACGGCTATTGATCCATTGAGGGCGATAGGCGAAATTTGTGCTGAATTCAATATCTGGCTGCATGTGGATGCAGCCTGGGCGGGAACAGCATTGCTACTCCCCGAAATGCGCTATATGACCAACGGTATCGAATACGCAGACTCGCTGGTTTTTAATCCCCATAAATGGATGTTCACCAATTTCGATTGCAGCGCCTACTTTGTTAAAGACAAGGCAGCCCTGATACAGACTTTTGAAATTCTACCCGAATATTTGAAAACACCTGAGGGCGAACGAGTGAATAACTATCGCGACTGGGGGATCCCGCTTGGCAGGCGATTCAGGGCGCTCAAGTTGTGGTTCGTGATCAGGAGCTATGGGGTTGAGGGTTTGCAGGAAAAAATCCGGAATCACATTGCTTGGGCTAAACAGTTTGCCAATTGGATTCAGAATGAACCTGGCTTTGAACTGCTGGCGCCGGCGCCGCTCGCAACGGTCTGTTTCAGAATAAAGCCATCTCACCTTGAGAATGAAAATCAACTCAACGAATTGAACGCCACCTTTCTTGACCGGATCAACGCGTCGGGAGAGGTTTTTCTTACCCATACAAAACTCAACGGGAAATATACCATCCGACTGGTGGTTGGTCAAACCAATACGGAATTACGGCACATCGAAAAAGCATGGGCACAGATTAAGCGAGCGTCAGAAGAATTTTTAATTGGTGAAACCTCCTGA
- a CDS encoding FprA family A-type flavoprotein — protein MNSKILDVTNDVKWIGVFDSDLVTFDVVMETKYGTTYNSYFINAQKKTIVETTKEKFWDEYLKKIEQVCRPEEIEYIIMNHTEPDHSGNLKNLLRIAPNATVVGTGNAIRYLKDLMGIDFRNLVVKDGHTLDLGNKTIQFISAPNLHWPDTMYSYLREDKVLFTCDSFGAHFCDDNMFEENIQRREEYDYSFKYYFDVILKPYSKFMLKAIDKIEGLEIETIATGHGPILRENWKKYVGISRKYSEEALTIPERPMVYIPYVSAYQKTGAVAHLIADGIRQAGDIDVEVSDIEMVPMGELEEKIAHASAYVIGSPTINQNILLPIYKCFALINPIRDKGKLAGAFGSYGWSGEAKELIKSNLENLKLKVFDEGVFVKFTPNTGESEMAIAFGKAFGEELLAITN, from the coding sequence ATGAACAGCAAGATTTTGGATGTAACAAATGACGTGAAATGGATCGGTGTGTTCGACTCCGACCTGGTTACTTTTGATGTGGTGATGGAAACCAAATACGGCACTACCTACAACTCCTATTTTATCAATGCCCAAAAGAAAACCATTGTAGAAACTACAAAAGAAAAATTTTGGGATGAATATTTGAAGAAAATCGAACAGGTTTGCCGTCCCGAAGAGATTGAATACATTATCATGAACCACACCGAGCCGGATCATTCGGGCAACCTGAAGAACCTGCTGCGAATAGCCCCAAACGCAACCGTGGTTGGAACCGGCAATGCCATTCGTTATCTCAAAGACCTGATGGGAATTGACTTTCGGAACCTTGTTGTGAAAGACGGTCATACGCTCGATCTCGGTAACAAAACCATTCAATTCATCAGCGCTCCCAACCTGCACTGGCCCGACACCATGTACAGCTATCTGCGGGAGGATAAGGTGCTTTTTACCTGCGACTCTTTCGGGGCGCACTTCTGCGACGATAATATGTTCGAAGAGAACATTCAGCGACGTGAAGAGTACGATTATTCCTTTAAATACTACTTCGATGTGATCCTGAAGCCTTACAGTAAATTCATGCTTAAGGCCATTGACAAAATTGAGGGACTTGAAATCGAAACCATTGCCACAGGCCATGGCCCGATTTTGAGGGAGAACTGGAAAAAATATGTCGGAATCTCGCGGAAGTACTCCGAAGAGGCGCTTACAATTCCTGAAAGGCCAATGGTTTACATTCCCTACGTGAGCGCCTACCAGAAAACCGGCGCTGTGGCTCATCTGATTGCCGATGGAATACGGCAGGCAGGCGATATTGACGTGGAAGTAAGCGACATTGAAATGGTACCGATGGGTGAACTTGAGGAAAAGATCGCGCACGCCTCGGCTTATGTGATTGGCTCGCCAACAATCAATCAAAATATTCTTTTACCCATTTACAAATGCTTTGCACTCATTAATCCAATCCGGGATAAGGGGAAACTGGCCGGGGCTTTTGGTTCATATGGCTGGAGTGGCGAGGCAAAGGAGTTGATCAAAAGTAACCTTGAAAACCTGAAACTAAAGGTTTTTGATGAAGGCGTCTTTGTTAAATTCACACCCAACACCGGGGAGAGCGAGATGGCTATCGCTTTTGGTAAAGCGTTTGGTGAAGAACTTCTCGCCATCACCAACTGA